A stretch of the Corylus avellana chromosome ca6, CavTom2PMs-1.0 genome encodes the following:
- the LOC132183920 gene encoding leucine-rich repeat extensin-like protein 3: MVPQQRVSAARNPGAQKSRPHTLFASGPPTHLSVPQANGAMPPRQFANGAVAPGPIHSLRPPPPQATAYPPMPIAGQPAWHGQPPQPGQTIPPPGMPPQMQQFKPSPPSMPPPPPQAAPGPPRPLPPPMGMGGQPPPMWRQPPPPPLQHGGRPPMPQTSMPPPPPPNHNNPPPLPPS; encoded by the exons ATGGTACCCCAACAG AGAGTTTCGGCTGCAAGAAATCCAGGTGCACAAAAGAGCAGGCCTCACACTTTATTCGCTAGTGGGCCTCCAACTCATCTGAGTGTTCCTCAGGCCAATGGAGCCATGCCTCCACGCCAATTTGCAAATGGCGCTGTTGCTCCAGGCCCAATTCATTCACTCCGCCCACCACCACCTCAAGCAACAGCCTACCCACCTATGCCAATAGCTGGACAACCAGCTTGGCATGGTCAGCCACCGCAACCAGGTCAAACAATCCCACCACCTGGCATGCCTCCACAAATGCAGCAATTCAAGCCATCTCCCCCAAGCATGCCACCGCCCCCTCCACAGGCAGCTCCAGGTCCCCCAAGGCCCCTACCACCACCAATGGGAATGGGAGGCCAACCACCACCTATGTGGCGTCAACCGCCACCCCCACCCCTTCAACATGGCGGTAGGCCCCCTATGCCACAGACATCAATGCCTCCACCACCCCCTCCAAACCACAATAACCCACCACCGCTCCCTCCATCTTGA
- the LOC132183921 gene encoding uncharacterized protein LOC132183921 — protein sequence MMLVLLFVMVCGVYICSFCLKQISTHTKAKSLNIELMDKPCHHAPSIEQWEVPYVHYPTPQTFNREECACNPVRFFVILSMQRSGSGWFETLLNSHINVSSNGEIFSVRDRKINISSIVRTMNKVYNLDWFSSASKNECSAAVGFKWMLNQGLMEHHKEIVEYFKKRSISSIFLFRKNLLRRMISVLSNSFDRDAKLLNGTHKSHVHSPVEAQILAKYRPKINATLLIPELKQVEETTAKAIEYFKTTHHIVLYYEDLVNNRTKLKEVQEFLSLPYKELTSRQVKIHTAPLSKQVQNWKDVEKALKGTSYERFLKRSLPHTLNIL from the exons ATGATGCTGGTTCTCCTTTTTGTTATGGTTTGTGGAGTCTACATTTGCTCATTCTGTTTAAAGCAAATAAGCACCCACACAAAAGCCAAATCGCTAAACATAGAATTGATGGACAAGCCATGTCATCATGCGCCCTCTATTGAACAATGGGAAGTTCCCTACGTGCATTATCCAACACCCCAAACGTTTAACAG AGAGGAATGTGCATGCAATCCGGTCCGGTTCTTTGTCATCTTGTCAATGCAGAGATCTGGGAGTGGATGGTTTGAGACGTTATTAAACAGTCACATCAATGTAAGCTCGAATGGAGAAATTTTTTCAGTTAGGGATAGGAAGATTAATATTTCTTCCATTGTGAGGACAATGAATAAAGTTTATAATCTTGACTGGTTCAGTAGTGCTTCCAAGAATGAGTGCTCCGCTGCTGTTGGGTTCAAATGGATGCTTAATCAG GGTTTGATGGAGCATCACAAAGAGATAGTGGAGTACTTCAAGAAGCGAAGCATTTCTTCCATATTCCTCTTCAGAAAGAATTTGCTTCGTCGAATGATCTCTGTTCTTTCAAACTCCTTCGACAGAGATGCTAAGCTACTAAATGGAACCCACAAGTCTCATGTGCATTCCCCAGTggag GCTCAAATCCTAGCAAAATACAGACCAAAAATCAATGCAACATTATTGATACCTGAGCTGAAACAAGTAGAGGAGACAACTGCCAAGGCTATAGAATACTTTAAGACCACCCACCACATAGTTCTCTACTACGAGGATCTTGTCAATAATCGCACG AAACTTAAAGAGGTCCAAGAATTTCTAAGTTTACCATACAAAGAGCTAACAAGCCGACAGGTTAAGATACACACTGCCCCCTTGTCGAAGCAAGTTCAAAATTGGAAAGATGTCGAGAAAGCATTGAAAGGTACATCATATGAGAGATTCCTCAAACGTAGCCTTCCACACACCCTTAACATCTTGTAG